From Synoicihabitans lomoniglobus, the proteins below share one genomic window:
- a CDS encoding DUF3291 domain-containing protein encodes MPHLLAQINIALGKAPLDDPIMRGFTEQLDAVNALAEASPGFVWRLQDESSDATAIRAFPDPLMIVNMSVWTDADALKAYVYKNQHGTAFRNRHDWFEKRDQPGLALWWIPAGTQPTVEEGKARLETLARLGPTAESFTFRTVYPAPS; translated from the coding sequence ATGCCCCACCTCCTTGCCCAAATCAATATCGCCCTCGGCAAAGCCCCCCTCGACGACCCAATCATGCGCGGATTCACCGAGCAGCTCGATGCGGTCAACGCACTCGCCGAGGCTTCGCCGGGGTTCGTGTGGCGCCTGCAGGATGAGAGTAGTGATGCCACCGCGATTCGGGCGTTTCCAGATCCGCTGATGATTGTGAACATGTCCGTCTGGACAGACGCCGACGCGCTCAAGGCCTACGTTTACAAGAACCAACACGGCACGGCGTTTCGCAATCGCCACGATTGGTTCGAAAAACGCGACCAACCCGGTCTCGCCCTCTGGTGGATCCCGGCGGGCACTCAACCCACGGTCGAGGAAGGCAAAGCGCGCCTCGAAACCTTGGCCCGGCTCGGTCCCACCGCCGAATCATTCACCTTTCGCACGGTCTATCCCGCGCCTTCCTGA
- a CDS encoding PEP-CTERM sorting domain-containing protein — MRKYLLLLSTLVILKAPLGAQVTIGSSLSDGGSDSATGGVYIMTGGDFGADNTALTWSFFDDDDLDPNRSVTPLLFENTAANTWVLRGIGTSVTSDESGLQADIAFGLIEGSAAVSAGYTFGFSDRAVASAGDGNTTNVSENQGLIGNVGGTDWSFTGTGQDPDTLSIGQTFIINGGGAGGTYNLYGNQRGYAATMTAGVSAVPEPSTYAALAGLGALGMAFCRRRQRAAFRP; from the coding sequence ATGAGAAAATACCTCCTGCTTCTATCCACCCTTGTAATCCTGAAGGCCCCGCTGGGAGCCCAAGTCACGATCGGTTCCTCGCTGAGCGATGGCGGCTCGGATAGTGCCACGGGAGGCGTTTACATCATGACCGGTGGTGATTTCGGGGCGGATAACACGGCCCTGACGTGGTCGTTCTTTGACGATGACGATCTCGACCCGAACCGCAGTGTAACGCCGTTGTTGTTTGAAAACACGGCCGCCAATACCTGGGTGCTCCGCGGCATTGGCACGAGCGTTACCTCCGATGAGAGTGGCCTGCAGGCGGATATTGCCTTCGGTTTGATCGAAGGATCGGCCGCGGTGTCGGCGGGTTACACGTTCGGGTTTTCGGATCGGGCGGTGGCTTCCGCGGGCGACGGCAACACGACCAACGTTTCAGAAAACCAAGGCCTCATTGGCAACGTGGGCGGCACGGACTGGTCGTTCACGGGCACCGGCCAGGATCCGGATACGCTGTCGATCGGGCAGACGTTTATAATCAACGGCGGAGGCGCGGGCGGCACCTATAATCTCTACGGCAACCAACGGGGATATGCGGCTACCATGACAGCCGGTGTATCGGCGGTGCCCGAACCTTCCACCTATGCGGCTCTCGCCGGACTGGGTGCGCTGGGTATGGCGTTTTGCCGACGTCGCCAACGGGCGGCTTTCCGGCCGTAG
- a CDS encoding ABC transporter permease, with translation MITERFRWWRTKFRRLFRRGQQEIAMDTEMQFHLDQLIAEFRAEGLSDREARLAARREFGTVDAYREEVRDSWRPPAFAEAWRSVTLAARSLVRTPGFTVLAVITLGLGIGANTAMFSVVNGIAFKPLPYRDADTLDYVFRRTAEAAKGSFSAPDFEDFRSAASGIYSDIAGTAFGDVSLAEPGAPAEIADRMLVTSNFFDMLGLPPTHGRDFRPEEDTAGAAAVAMISHSLWQNRFGARDDIVGQTIRLNGDPHTVIGIVPEAFNDWRHLGWVDVFCPLALTADQRADRGTPAVEIMARRAPGVTAAAAGAFVSAYGEQLAQDHPDLHAESSAYTMAVPEIVTDSGSKVTLGMLLGLSGFVVVIACSNLANFLLARTMERSREFAVRSALGASRRQLLQPLLLEALILASLGGLVAILVATGVTDWLRIRSTDDAGEQVVMAVNWSVMSWAFVCSLVTAVAFGLAPALFAMRLNLNETLKSGGRGTTGGRGHQLMRHLLIVGQFALAMVLLTGSALFINGLAELTDRRTGWNSEHLLTGTFLLPEAEYPSPEKIRAFQDLALERLRALPGIASVGLSSHPPFYAGSESRRVVVQGQERPPQGREPTALINVITPDYLNTVGTTVRAGRAFDQRDTSDAPLAVIINAAMAETLFEGTDPIGRRIARVNESDLAWAEVVGVVSNVSNTLPDPAITPFQVYVPMAQEPRTYNEMAVRTNGVDPNSLASAIRTTIADLDPDLPVRNLKSADDRVARALYQLGVLRDMLTGFACLGLALAAIGIYGVIARTMAQRRNEFGIRLALGAQVQDITRIVLAAGARLSLTGAALGLIGGIGLSQLLKMGFPNMQLENPWIIAGATALLVVIALVACYLPARHAAQISPTEALRAE, from the coding sequence ATGATCACCGAACGTTTTCGCTGGTGGCGCACGAAGTTCCGCCGCCTGTTTCGTCGCGGACAACAGGAGATCGCGATGGACACCGAGATGCAGTTTCATCTCGACCAGCTCATCGCCGAATTTCGTGCCGAAGGTTTGTCCGACCGTGAAGCCCGTCTCGCGGCCCGTCGTGAGTTCGGCACGGTTGATGCCTACCGTGAAGAGGTGCGCGATAGTTGGCGTCCACCGGCTTTCGCCGAGGCTTGGCGCAGCGTGACGTTGGCCGCGCGCTCCCTGGTGCGCACGCCCGGTTTCACCGTCCTGGCCGTCATCACCCTCGGACTGGGCATCGGGGCGAACACCGCCATGTTCAGCGTCGTCAACGGCATTGCTTTCAAACCCCTTCCCTACCGCGACGCCGACACGCTCGACTACGTGTTCCGCCGCACGGCGGAAGCTGCTAAAGGCTCATTTTCCGCGCCTGATTTTGAAGACTTTCGCTCCGCGGCTTCCGGCATTTACAGCGACATCGCCGGCACGGCTTTTGGAGACGTCAGCCTCGCGGAACCCGGCGCGCCCGCTGAAATCGCGGACCGCATGCTGGTGACGAGTAACTTTTTCGACATGCTGGGTTTGCCGCCCACGCACGGCCGTGATTTCCGCCCCGAGGAGGACACTGCCGGCGCGGCGGCGGTCGCCATGATCAGCCATAGTTTGTGGCAAAATCGCTTCGGCGCACGCGATGACATCGTGGGGCAGACCATTCGACTCAACGGCGATCCGCACACGGTCATTGGGATCGTGCCCGAGGCGTTCAACGATTGGCGTCATCTCGGTTGGGTCGACGTCTTTTGCCCGCTCGCACTCACCGCCGACCAGCGCGCCGATCGCGGCACGCCGGCAGTCGAGATCATGGCCCGTCGTGCGCCCGGAGTCACCGCTGCAGCCGCCGGTGCCTTTGTTTCCGCGTATGGAGAACAATTGGCGCAGGACCATCCCGACCTGCACGCCGAGAGTTCCGCCTATACCATGGCTGTTCCCGAAATCGTAACGGACAGCGGGTCCAAAGTGACGCTGGGCATGTTGCTCGGTTTGTCGGGTTTTGTCGTGGTGATCGCCTGCTCCAACCTCGCCAATTTCCTGCTGGCGCGCACCATGGAACGGTCGCGGGAATTTGCTGTGCGCTCCGCGTTGGGCGCGTCCCGTAGGCAGCTGCTGCAGCCCCTTTTGCTCGAAGCACTCATCCTCGCGTCGTTGGGCGGACTCGTGGCCATTCTAGTCGCGACCGGGGTGACGGATTGGCTGCGTATCCGCAGTACCGACGACGCCGGCGAACAGGTCGTGATGGCGGTCAATTGGTCCGTCATGAGCTGGGCATTCGTGTGCTCACTCGTCACGGCCGTCGCCTTCGGTCTCGCCCCGGCTCTGTTTGCGATGCGGCTCAATCTCAACGAAACGCTTAAGAGCGGCGGCCGGGGCACCACCGGAGGACGCGGTCACCAGCTTATGCGCCACCTGTTGATTGTCGGGCAATTCGCCCTCGCCATGGTGCTGCTCACGGGTTCGGCGTTGTTCATCAATGGTCTGGCCGAACTCACCGATCGCCGCACCGGTTGGAATTCGGAGCACCTGCTCACCGGCACCTTTCTGCTACCCGAAGCGGAATACCCTTCGCCCGAGAAAATCCGGGCGTTTCAGGACCTGGCCCTCGAGCGACTGCGCGCGCTCCCCGGGATCGCCTCCGTCGGGCTCTCCTCGCATCCGCCGTTCTACGCCGGATCCGAGTCGCGACGTGTTGTGGTGCAAGGGCAGGAGCGTCCACCGCAGGGACGCGAGCCGACTGCCCTGATCAATGTCATCACGCCCGACTATCTGAATACGGTCGGAACGACGGTGCGCGCCGGTCGCGCCTTCGATCAACGTGATACCAGCGATGCGCCGCTCGCCGTCATCATCAATGCCGCCATGGCTGAAACGCTGTTCGAAGGAACCGACCCCATCGGCCGTCGGATCGCCCGCGTCAACGAGTCTGATCTCGCTTGGGCGGAGGTCGTCGGCGTCGTTAGCAACGTAAGCAACACGTTGCCCGATCCGGCCATCACACCCTTTCAAGTCTACGTCCCGATGGCGCAGGAACCACGCACTTATAATGAGATGGCAGTGCGCACCAACGGGGTGGACCCGAACTCACTCGCCTCCGCGATTCGGACGACCATCGCCGATCTCGATCCCGACCTGCCGGTGCGAAACCTCAAAAGTGCCGACGACCGTGTCGCACGCGCCCTTTATCAACTCGGCGTGCTCCGCGACATGTTGACCGGCTTCGCCTGCCTCGGTCTCGCGCTCGCCGCCATCGGCATTTACGGCGTGATCGCCCGCACCATGGCGCAGCGCCGCAATGAATTTGGTATTCGCCTCGCCCTCGGTGCCCAGGTGCAGGACATCACCCGCATCGTGCTCGCGGCAGGCGCTCGGCTTTCGCTCACGGGTGCGGCGTTGGGGCTCATCGGCGGGATCGGTCTGTCGCAATTACTCAAAATGGGCTTCCCCAACATGCAGCTGGAAAACCCATGGATTATCGCTGGTGCCACCGCCTTGCTGGTGGTGATCGCCCTCGTCGCCTGCTACCTGCCCGCCCGCCACGCGGCGCAGATTAGTCCCACCGAGGCGTTGCGAGCGGAGTGA
- a CDS encoding PadR family transcriptional regulator, translated as MEKMPKELLQGTLDLLILKTLSTAQLHGWDISKRIALVSNDRLSLKQGSLYPALHRLEGRGWIEAEWGVSEAGRSAKFYRITSAGRQQLETEKAHWASFAAAMTSVLSMEESA; from the coding sequence ATGGAAAAGATGCCCAAGGAACTCCTGCAAGGGACGCTCGATTTGCTGATCCTCAAGACACTCTCCACCGCGCAACTGCACGGCTGGGACATTTCCAAACGCATTGCTCTGGTTTCGAATGATCGTCTCTCGCTCAAACAGGGCTCCCTTTACCCGGCGCTGCACCGCCTGGAAGGTCGCGGCTGGATCGAGGCCGAATGGGGCGTATCCGAGGCGGGCCGCAGCGCGAAATTCTATCGCATCACTTCCGCCGGTCGCCAACAGCTCGAAACTGAAAAAGCCCACTGGGCCTCCTTTGCCGCCGCCATGACGAGCGTGCTCAGCATGGAGGAGTCCGCATGA
- a CDS encoding MFS transporter: MITALWKMRWASMLQLGALGLLGTFETVRMKDVGLSESQIGLILGLENGLMIFTALAWGKWADHTRRFRSGIIVGTLGLVVTLAWFAHADDWADFVIYGIMRGLFVTSIMGLMPALALANLDPAKPGAGFGGYRRFGSLGFLFAAAGLPLLFDQISSMAFAAMVYLPVSIWFVQRLADPAAPRAGGGDEVAATSFRRVGFFLAAHFFVSMAEPGVHGFFAAYARDMGASLEWVGMLSGMTGLMALLTLSWMGRLADRIGAARMLVIGFVAQGLRMLLTSFISDPQWLWLPHLLHGFGWAGREVGTLLFLTAIMGQRRLGMASSVMMSVRMAGTTAGALLMGKLAESAGYPVMFQCIAGFVLLGFLMLGVALKRAKNAAAPSVS, translated from the coding sequence TTGATCACGGCACTTTGGAAAATGCGTTGGGCCTCGATGCTGCAACTCGGGGCGCTGGGGTTGCTCGGCACTTTCGAAACCGTGCGGATGAAGGATGTCGGTCTGAGCGAGTCTCAGATCGGATTGATCCTCGGTTTGGAGAACGGACTGATGATCTTCACAGCTCTGGCGTGGGGAAAGTGGGCCGACCATACGCGGCGTTTCCGGTCCGGGATCATCGTCGGCACGCTTGGACTCGTCGTCACGTTGGCGTGGTTTGCCCACGCGGATGACTGGGCGGACTTCGTGATTTACGGGATCATGCGTGGCCTGTTCGTCACCTCGATCATGGGGCTGATGCCGGCGCTGGCCTTGGCCAATCTGGATCCGGCGAAACCGGGGGCGGGTTTTGGCGGTTACCGGCGATTTGGCTCGCTCGGATTCCTGTTTGCGGCGGCCGGACTGCCGCTGCTGTTTGATCAAATCTCCTCCATGGCCTTCGCGGCGATGGTCTATCTGCCGGTGTCGATCTGGTTTGTGCAGCGGCTCGCTGATCCGGCCGCTCCGCGGGCAGGCGGGGGGGATGAGGTGGCGGCAACGAGTTTTCGACGGGTGGGGTTCTTTCTCGCGGCGCACTTCTTTGTCAGCATGGCGGAGCCGGGCGTGCACGGTTTTTTTGCGGCCTATGCCCGCGACATGGGCGCGTCGTTGGAATGGGTCGGAATGTTGTCGGGCATGACCGGACTCATGGCGTTGCTCACGCTCTCATGGATGGGGCGCCTGGCCGACCGCATCGGAGCGGCGCGAATGTTGGTCATCGGCTTTGTCGCCCAAGGCCTGCGCATGCTGCTCACGTCATTTATCAGCGATCCGCAGTGGTTGTGGTTGCCGCATCTGTTGCACGGTTTCGGCTGGGCGGGGCGGGAAGTGGGAACGCTCCTGTTCCTCACTGCGATCATGGGCCAACGACGGCTGGGCATGGCTTCCAGTGTGATGATGTCGGTGCGCATGGCTGGCACGACGGCGGGGGCGTTGTTGATGGGTAAACTGGCCGAAAGCGCGGGCTACCCGGTGATGTTTCAGTGTATCGCCGGTTTCGTGCTGTTGGGTTTTCTGATGCTCGGCGTGGCACTGAAGCGGGCGAAGAACGCCGCGGCTCCGTCCGTTTCATAA